TATCTGCATCCTCAATTTGACTCGCCACACCTTCTTCTACATAGCGATTTGCGTCATAACTCGAAATAATGTGATTAAATTCGTCCATAGCTACTAATATTTTCATGTGGTCACCCTCTTATCTCTCAAATATTGATGTTCAACCTGTCGTGTGATAGATCATATGCTTTATTGATTGAATATCCGTTTATTACTTCCAATCTCATTATTCTATATTATAGCCTTGACCTTCAAAAGTGTACAAATGAACTGAACATTCGATTTCAACCTCTTTCCTCAATTCCCCCCATGATACGTACTCATCACACGTATGTCATTGCTCAAAATAAAAAGCAACACATCCTAGTTGATCGCGTGTGTTGCTTTCGTATATTTTCAAATATTTCTTGGTTGCGCTTTTCAGGTCTATCGATCATGACATATCATCACATCGATTCAACCATTATCAAACAATGTCAGCCTATTCCTCAGCTTTCGCAAGTTCAGAGACATTCACATTTTTATGACTGTCGTGCCACTTGACCTCACCGTTTACGAAATAAAGCGCTTGAGGTGATTCATGTTGGACACCTGTCTTTTCAGCAATATAATCCGATAGTTCACGTGCTTCTTGAACAACGACATAGTAACCATCCATATCACGCTCATATAAAAACTTATTAAATTGGTCGAATGCGTTTTCCGAAATCGGACAAGTATTGCTATGTTTTAAAATAAATATATATGGATTCTCTTCAATCATTTGTTCGAATTGGTCAATCGAAGTTAGCTTAATCGCCATTCTCTTCACCTCTAAGTAGATTTTCTGTTTGTCTTTTATCTCAATTAACTAAGTACTTTTCTCAATGTTTACCATTATACACACATAATATAGGCTTGTTAACCTTTAATTTTGAATCCGCTCCCCATCTACCGAAACAATCCATCTAAAACAGCGCGCGTCCATTAGTTTGAATTCAACTGATCTCGCTGATTTTCGTACGGTGCGTTATAGCTGTCTAAATCTTTCGCTTTCGTAATGAGTTTACGAATATTCACCTGAGCTAATTTTTGATTATAGTCAATCGTTTTGAGACGTTCTTGATAATAGCGCTCAAGACTGTAATACATTTGCACTGCATTTTGTCGTGCGCGGTTCGTCATCTCATCTCGGAGTTGCATTTCATTTAAATCTTTAATTTGTGTTTGAACTAACGGAATCACTTCTTCTTGAATCGCCTGCATTTGTGCCTTTCCATCTTTTTCACGGATAGAAGTCTCTGCTTTTTCTTTGATATGGCGATTATTTTCATCGAGCCGTGCCTCTAATTTTGCGCTATCTTCTAACCCTTGCGACGTTTGTTTCGCACTACTTATTTGCGTCTCTACACGACTACGATACTTTTCAAATTGTTGTGTGAAATCCAGTATGTTTTCATTCGCGCGGATTGAATTTTGGCAGAGTACGATAAACTGATCCAATTTTTCAACTACTTCTTCTTTACCCTTTATGCCCTCTAAATATGTAGATTTCAACGCTTTCAAATCTTTATTTGTTTCAGGAAGTGCTTTCGCCTCTTGACGATACGCTTTCATCGCCGGCTTTAATTCATCGTCAATTTGCTTTTTAAGTTGATCAAACGCTTTTTTGTTCGCATCTGTCGTATCTGTTTGACTCAAATCATACAGTTGGTTTAAATTCATTTGTTCTAATGTTCGATTCACATTGCGCTCTTTTTCTGCGACCGTCTTCATTTGTTGGTCGAATGCATGCATCTGCTTTTGGGATGATGCCATACATGCGGTAAGACTGCCAATCATCATGAAACTTAAAATGATCAATTTTATCCATTTTTTCATCGCTGCACCTCTTATTCAATTCGTATTATACATAAACGTATTTAACTTGAAAATAATATATGATATAGTAATGCAGAATTACGCAAAAGGACACTCAAGGAGGCCTCCATATGTATCGTCATGTCCAACCATTTACGACTGAAAATCAACAGGTATTTTATGCGACACAATACGAAAAATACCAACACATTTTGTTTAATCTTTTAGACTCACCGGTGAAGTTCACACAACATATCGGCGGTACTTTTCATTTTAATTATCCGACCGAACCCATTTTAGATATTTTAGTCGGTGTTGAAAATTTGCACGACATTACGTCTTTAGATGAAAAGCGCTTAAACTATGCAGGATTTTATCGTTTACACCATGCTTATGAAAAGAAAGTCGTGATGGCAAAATTTAATAATCTGAATGAATTAAAGCAAGAAGTCCGCTTACATATTATTCAAATGCACACGCCTACTTTCCAACAATACCAACAATTTCATGAATTATTAACGCATCATCCAGCAGCCATTCAATTTTTTAAAGCGCAAAAAACCTCTCTCGAACAACCATTCATGCCTATCCGAGATTATGAAAACTTAAAAAAGCAATGGTTTAAACAACTTCAACAATACGCAACATAAAAAAGTTCATACATGACGCGTTCTATTAAAACAGTTAAAATATAATTAAGTCTAAAAATACCAAACACACTTTGTAAAGACCATCAAATATGAACAATTGATTTATAATTGGCAAAAACACTATGGATTATAACGAACAGAAAGGATGTTATTTGTGAATCATTCTAGCATCTTACAGGATTTAAAAAAACTGATTCCTGCAAGTATTATTAAGGTAGATGAACCATTAAAACGCTATACTTACACTGAAACGGGGGGGAATGCGGATTTTTATATTTCACCCGAACGTTATGAAGATGTACAAAAAGTCGTGAAATATGCGTATGAACATGACATACCTGTAACCTATTTGGGAAATGGTTCAAATATTATTATTAGAGACGGCGGTATTCGAGGAATCGTTTTGAGCTTATTGTCTTTAAATCACATCGTCACTTCTGATGCGACAATTATTGCAGGCAGTGGTGCGGCTATTATCGATGTGTCTCGAAAAGCACGCGACGTTTCATTAACAGGTCTTGAATTTGCATGCGGGATTCCTGGTTCTATCGGTGGCGCTGTTTATATGAATGCAGGCGCTTATGGGGGCGAAGTGAAAGATGTGATCGATTACGCCCTTGTCATTGATGAACGTGGCGAATTGCTTAAATTAACACATAATGAACTTGAATTGGATTATCGTAATAGTATTATCCAACAACAGCATTATGTCGTGTTGGAAGCTGCATTTACACTCACACCTGGAAAGCAAGAAGACATTCAAGAGAAAATGGATGATCTCACAGAACGACGCGAATCTAAACAACCGCTTGAATATCCATCATGTGGTAGTGTTTTCCGTCGTCCACCTGGTCATTTTGCAGGTCAACTCATTCAAAATGCCGACTTGCAAGGACATCGTATCGGTGGCGTCGAAGTCTCTCGTAAACATGCTGGATTTATGGTAAATGTCGATCACGGGACAGCGACAGATTACGAAAACTTAATTCATCATGTCCAAAACGTCGTGAAAGAAAAATTTGGGATTGAGTTAGAAAGAGAAGTTCGTATTATTGGGGAAAATTTAGAGAAATAAAGAAAAGTTTAAGGAGCGAATGCAATGCCGAAAGTTTATGGTGCGACTGTCGACCAAGAAACACGTTGTACACACTACAATACGCCATTCGATGTGATCGCAATTAAGTTTAAATGTTGTCATAAATATTATCCTTGCTTTAAATGTCATAATGAATCTGAAAAACATCGTCCGAAACGTTGGCATTCGGATGAATTTGATAAGCGCGCTATTTTATGT
Above is a genomic segment from Staphylococcus delphini containing:
- a CDS encoding CHY zinc finger protein, whose protein sequence is MPKVYGATVDQETRCTHYNTPFDVIAIKFKCCHKYYPCFKCHNESEKHRPKRWHSDEFDKRAILCGVCGYEMPIETYMMTESCPQCEAHFNNRCKFHYHHYFEI
- the ytxJ gene encoding bacillithiol system redox-active protein YtxJ, with amino-acid sequence MAIKLTSIDQFEQMIEENPYIFILKHSNTCPISENAFDQFNKFLYERDMDGYYVVVQEARELSDYIAEKTGVQHESPQALYFVNGEVKWHDSHKNVNVSELAKAEE
- a CDS encoding GrpB family protein, with the translated sequence MYRHVQPFTTENQQVFYATQYEKYQHILFNLLDSPVKFTQHIGGTFHFNYPTEPILDILVGVENLHDITSLDEKRLNYAGFYRLHHAYEKKVVMAKFNNLNELKQEVRLHIIQMHTPTFQQYQQFHELLTHHPAAIQFFKAQKTSLEQPFMPIRDYENLKKQWFKQLQQYAT
- the murB gene encoding UDP-N-acetylmuramate dehydrogenase, with protein sequence MLFVNHSSILQDLKKLIPASIIKVDEPLKRYTYTETGGNADFYISPERYEDVQKVVKYAYEHDIPVTYLGNGSNIIIRDGGIRGIVLSLLSLNHIVTSDATIIAGSGAAIIDVSRKARDVSLTGLEFACGIPGSIGGAVYMNAGAYGGEVKDVIDYALVIDERGELLKLTHNELELDYRNSIIQQQHYVVLEAAFTLTPGKQEDIQEKMDDLTERRESKQPLEYPSCGSVFRRPPGHFAGQLIQNADLQGHRIGGVEVSRKHAGFMVNVDHGTATDYENLIHHVQNVVKEKFGIELEREVRIIGENLEK
- a CDS encoding EMYY motif lipoprotein, with product MKKWIKLIILSFMMIGSLTACMASSQKQMHAFDQQMKTVAEKERNVNRTLEQMNLNQLYDLSQTDTTDANKKAFDQLKKQIDDELKPAMKAYRQEAKALPETNKDLKALKSTYLEGIKGKEEVVEKLDQFIVLCQNSIRANENILDFTQQFEKYRSRVETQISSAKQTSQGLEDSAKLEARLDENNRHIKEKAETSIREKDGKAQMQAIQEEVIPLVQTQIKDLNEMQLRDEMTNRARQNAVQMYYSLERYYQERLKTIDYNQKLAQVNIRKLITKAKDLDSYNAPYENQRDQLNSN